One Candidatus Margulisiibacteriota bacterium genomic window carries:
- a CDS encoding M24 family metallopeptidase has protein sequence MPKEKLPRIRTAARIADEVISLVPDLIKRGMTEHRAALEIKKHIKKRGGHRESFRIIVASGKRSAMPHGYATKKVIRKNDIVMIDIGVHYDGYCSDITRMFFVRAEQCSALTMSPAPNLMKKIYNIIRSAQSKAIKMVKAGVAVADIDKAVRKEFKRYGMEKYFTHSTGHGIGKKVHEQPRISSIGAGGRLPVRLKSGQVITIEPGLYFKNKFGIRIEDMVLVNKNGHEILTKAPK, from the coding sequence ATGCCTAAAGAAAAGCTTCCAAGGATAAGGACCGCTGCCCGCATTGCAGATGAGGTCATCAGCCTGGTCCCCGATCTAATAAAGCGGGGGATGACAGAGCACAGGGCCGCGCTGGAAATTAAAAAGCATATCAAAAAAAGAGGCGGTCACCGCGAGTCGTTCAGGATAATAGTTGCCTCAGGCAAAAGGTCCGCCATGCCCCACGGCTATGCCACAAAAAAGGTTATCCGCAAAAATGATATTGTGATGATCGATATCGGGGTGCATTACGACGGATATTGTTCGGATATAACCAGGATGTTTTTCGTAAGGGCAGAACAATGTTCTGCCCTTACAATGTCCCCCGCACCCAACCTTATGAAAAAAATATATAATATCATTAGATCTGCCCAATCAAAGGCCATAAAGATGGTCAAGGCGGGGGTTGCTGTGGCCGATATAGATAAAGCTGTCCGTAAAGAATTTAAGAGATACGGCATGGAAAAGTATTTTACTCACAGCACAGGGCATGGGATAGGAAAGAAAGTCCACGAGCAGCCCAGGATATCATCGATAGGGGCAGGCGGCCGCCTGCCCGTGCGATTAAAATCCGGCCAGGTTATCACGATCGAACCGGGTTTATATTTTAAGAATAAGTTCGGCATAAGGATAGAAGATATGGTGTTGGTCAATAAGAACGGGCACGAAATACTGACAAAGGCGCCAAAATGA
- the aroQ gene encoding type II 3-dehydroquinate dehydratase: MKKILIIHGPNLNLLGEREVDQYGNVTMDKINSGLAKLASELGVEIETFQSNVEGEIVNAIQKAKDGFSAVVINPGGYTHYSVAIRDAISAVKLPAVEVHLSNIYSREEFRQRSVIAPVCAGQITGFGADSYLLGLRAAAAILK; encoded by the coding sequence ATGAAAAAGATACTTATTATTCACGGGCCCAACCTGAACCTCCTGGGGGAGCGCGAAGTAGACCAGTACGGCAACGTTACGATGGATAAGATCAATTCCGGATTGGCCAAACTGGCCTCGGAATTGGGGGTGGAAATAGAGACCTTCCAGAGCAATGTGGAAGGGGAGATAGTAAACGCTATTCAAAAAGCCAAGGACGGCTTTTCGGCTGTCGTTATCAATCCCGGCGGATACACTCATTACAGTGTGGCGATAAGGGATGCCATCTCTGCGGTCAAACTGCCAGCGGTAGAAGTCCACCTCTCCAATATCTACAGCAGGGAAGAATTCAGGCAAAGATCGGTCATTGCGCCTGTTTGCGCCGGGCAGATAACAGGTTTTGGCGCCGACAGCTATCTTCTGGGCCTTAGAGCCGCCGCGGCAATTTTGAAATAA
- a CDS encoding septal ring lytic transglycosylase RlpA family protein gives MTSTSQITGYIATLSNAARYLQKARPFLSLSNPTRLAIIGAMQCIGNAVDISAITQALITADKVVQLVKELKQSIPPVFCTGKATHYSAARGSETASGEGYNPDILAAAYNGTPGRELPCGSIVRVTNLANGKSVEVKINDHGPWIIRSSREKIPYPEGGRRIDLTPAAFSKIADLGTGVLNVRIEVVQLGSGRQF, from the coding sequence ATGACAAGCACATCACAAATAACGGGTTATATTGCAACGCTGTCTAACGCAGCCAGGTACTTGCAAAAAGCACGGCCTTTCTTATCCTTAAGCAATCCTACCAGGCTGGCCATCATAGGAGCTATGCAATGCATCGGTAATGCCGTTGATATTTCTGCTATCACCCAAGCGCTGATAACAGCCGACAAAGTTGTCCAACTGGTAAAGGAACTCAAACAGTCTATCCCTCCTGTTTTCTGCACCGGAAAAGCCACTCACTATTCAGCCGCGAGAGGTTCCGAAACAGCCAGCGGCGAGGGCTACAACCCTGATATTCTTGCCGCCGCGTACAACGGAACTCCCGGGAGGGAGCTTCCCTGTGGCAGCATCGTCAGGGTGACCAATCTTGCCAACGGAAAGAGTGTCGAGGTGAAGATAAATGACCACGGCCCCTGGATAATCCGCAGCAGTAGGGAGAAAATACCCTATCCTGAAGGCGGACGCAGGATAGACCTGACCCCGGCAGCCTTTTCAAAAATAGCCGATCTTGGAACGGGGGTTCTAAATGTCAGAATAGAAGTAGTGCAACTCGGGAGCGGAAGACAGTTTTGA